In Vulpes lagopus strain Blue_001 chromosome 4, ASM1834538v1, whole genome shotgun sequence, the DNA window GAAGGATTGCAATATATCTTTTATTGACATGTTAGAGGTACCTAAAAAGCTCCATTACTTGCAATTGAAATATCTTTGAGCACATTGTCGGCTTGAGACTAGAGTATAATGCCACAGAGAACCAATTCAAGCAACACACGATATGTCCAAAGCACCAACACACACAAAGGAGGAAGGTCAGACACAGCCTGCATTTTGCAAGATACTGTTTACCTGATGAAATTCTAGAATAATTGACAATAGGtttgaacaaacaaacaaaaactggcTTTGGAGTGTCTAGAAACTAAACTGAAGTTCCAGACTTTGAAACTTTAGGCTCCTGttctataatatattttgataaatattccaGAAAGTTAAGTGGACGGGTAATTACAACTACAGTTTGCAGCTAACTTCTGTAGTGATAGtagttttccaaaagaaaagctAATCTCTGGTCTAGAAAACATAGTTGAATCTAAAGTACACTTTTAAGAAGCATCCTTGTGAGGTCTGTCAACGTGGACAAAATCACCTACTTATGCACTAACCGTGATAAAGTGTTGTGGTCACACTGGTTTGGAACAGTCTAATCCAGCTAATGCATCATTAAACAGGGATGAAAGAAGGTTCTCTCCTGGAGACTGTCCAGAGAAAGGCCAATGGACAGGTCATAACTGATGGAGGCAGGCTGTGAGTGCCCTGAGAGCACCTGCTGTAGGCATTCGTGAGACAGACAGGTTATTCTGGATAAATAGCTATCACGTTTCATGTCTCACGTAAGCTAATTGTTATGAATGTGCCTCACTCACTATTTAGGATAAATTAGGCTTTCAAGTCTTAGCTAAAGGTTTGGGGAAATGGACATGTGCAGTGGTAGATCTACTAGCAGAGATCTAGTAGGTCTACGAGATCCCCACGACTAGATCTACTAGCAGACGTTAGTTTTCCCTGGCACTAACGACAATTGGAGTGTATGTGTgtagcatgtgtgtgcacatgagtgtgtATGGGTATTTAATGAGCTGCTGAGAACAATGGTTGTCTGTGTGATTCTCTCTAATGCATTGGAGAGTTGTTTCTTTGCCTGTAATCATGTCCATTTGGAAAGGACTTTTCGTGACTCAGTGGTCCCGAGAAGCATATGGATTGTCCACGCTAAACCAGGTTCCTGAGCTCTGTTTTCACTAGTTTACATGCTTTTCTTCCCCCCTGCAAAGTACAAGAGGCCACTAGCAACCCATTTGTATTTTGCCAATAATCCTAAGGGCCCAAGTTATGGATCGATTAATCATCCTACAAAAGCACAATTCGATTGGCTTCAAGTCCATGGGAGGGCTGACCCAGCCAGACCCACACCTCCATGCAGCTTTGTTGGTCTTGACATATTTCTGCCAGATGCACTGTCAGCCTCCCAGAGCAGTGGTGATCAGCCGAGGTGATGCTGCCCCCAGGACGTATTTGGTTGTCACATGTAGGAGAAAGATGCTACCCATGTCTGGTGGGTGTCAGGCCAGGGCTGCTGCAGAACctcctacagtgcacaggacagtcTCCCATAACAAAGGATTATCCAGCCTAAAATTtcagtagtgccaaggttgagtATGGGTCTGCCCCAAcggaatgattaaaaaataaatatgcggTTTATTTGTAAACATCATCAGCATTTTTGTTCGGGATAAATGTCTGGCTGATGTGgccaaatatattctattttgccAACGTACTGAGGGCTCAGTATTATGGAATCACTGGGAGTCTCAAGGAGACACTTGAATTTTTCAGCTGGACTTTAGTCCATTTTGTGTAGGATATCATGCATCATGTGAGATGGGGAAGCCTCAGAGGTCTGAAGATGTGAGTCAGAATTAGCTACCTCCCATCCACTTACTTATCCGTGCCAGGCACGGCAGCAGGCTCTCTCGGGCACACTGCACTTCACTCTCCCTTGCCCTTTCGAGGTGAAACACTGTCAACCCCCTTTTGTGATGAGGAAGTGGAGGCTTAGGAAAATCACAAAGCTGGTGAATGATGAAACATGGATACAAACCCAAATCTCAGAGCTTTTACTCATTCCTCCTGGGATGAGATGCCCAGGGATCACCATATTCTTCAAACCCTAGAGCAAATGTGTCTGGgcagcaggaaaagaaaagtagatgGGAGATAACCAGGAACACCTTCATCTGAAACATGGCTACAATCCTCCAAATGTACTgagtctctgcttccctcctgggGTGAGTGCAACGTGGCTGGAGAGGGTCATTCAAGGAGGTTATTTTTACAAATCCCCCATCACATGGAAAATTCAGGCAAAGCAGAAACTGGATTTTTCTTGAATTACCTCTACGAGAGTAGCTGAAATGACAGTCTGCACCCCTTAGCATTTTCAGGCTATATAACTCAGTCCAGTCCCCACTGCTTCTGGCCTGAGAACCACCCACTTGTGCTTTTCATCTGTATACACCCCATCATTAGTTACCGCTCTGGCTTTGGGGATCTCTCATCAAGTTTTCTTAAGAACAAGCATGAAACAGGTCTATTCTGGAAATTGTATCACATTCAACACATTCCAAATTAATGAACAGACCCTGATTGTTTTTTCACAAGCTTTCAACGCAGAGCTTGCTTCGGggcgggagggaggcagggctgtCTTTTGGAGGCATCAACGAGTGGGGCACATCAGAATTTGGGGGACATGTTATGATAGTTGGGGAAGCACATCCAGATATGCGTGTGAACACGGTGTGTAACTGGGGTTTGGAAAGATCTCGAGTGTGCCGTGCTGGATGGTGCCCTACCTGCTAGAGCCCCCTGACGGGGGAGCTCACTTCTCCTCCTTCCAACAGAGCACAGCTACCAGATTTCCTGGCTTCAAGGTTGGTTTGGAGCTTTCGCACATCCCGACAAATGTGAAAGCCTCATCTTCTTTGTAGGCACTTTATAGATTTATTACAAAGGGCATACTTTGAATATTGTCGTAGGCTCTAAGTTCTTGTCTGTCTGGCAGAGGAGAACTGAGCCTAGATCATTGTGCTTGCTGTGCTCCTTCCAAACCCCGGAGGCTTTCTTCCTTTGgagaatttttgtgtgtgtgtgtgatgatttCCTGTCTAGAACCCAATTATTCCAAGCTCTCTTCAAGTAAGCCTGTAAAAACCCAGAGACCATTTCAGAAGGGAAACAGCACCCTGTTCCACATCTTCCACCAGCCCTAAGGGATGAATGGGATGCACAGGGTCTGCATGGCTCTGTTGGCCAAGATTACAGAGCCTTTCATTAACTACAGAGTCTTTTTTCAAAACCCCTCTGAAAGCTTCTAGGTCATGATTTCTTCAAAGTCAGATAGCTGCTTCATCTGCTCCACTTGCATAGAGTGCCGCCTGAGGAGCTTCTTTTTACTTCTCAAGTCAACTCTCTTTGGTGAACTTGGCGCAACGGGAACCATGGATTTTAAGCCGCCAGCAAGTGGAGAAGGAGGTTTGCCGCTAGATCTGATATCTGGGATGGGTGGGTTCAGATTTACATTTAAAGGCGGGAGGAAGCCGGGCCTGGTGTGCGAAATTCGATCCAGCAGCAGAGTTCCAGAACCTCGCCTCTCCAGAAGATGCGGTGGCCTGCGGCGTGCTGAGCTGGGGGACGTGCTGGGTGCAGCATCCAGGGACTCCCTTGAGCCATGGAAGAGGGCCAGGTGGGAGCCGTTGAGCCTCTTCTTGTCCAAGGGCCCTTTGCTTGGCTCTAGGGACACAGAGCTGAGCTGCTCCGCTGCTGCCTGTAAATCTAAGTCATGCAGGTCATTCTCTAGCCATTTGAGGGACACTGAATCTTTGAGAGCGGGGGACCCTGTGGCACTGACACCAGCCTTCTCCTGGTCGATGGGGAGAGTTCCTCTTCGGGCCAGGCGAGGGTGGGAAGCCTGGCCCTTCTCATAGGCTGCCTTCCAGGATGCTGGTGCCTGGGAGGCTGGGATCTTGAGAACCTGCTCTGTGACTGTGGGAAAGAGGGTGGGGTCTTTGCCATCGATACTGTTGGTTCTGGAGAGCGGCCCCCTTTTGGGGAAGGACATATCACTAATGCTCTTGATGACCTCACCATCTGCGCTAGCACCGTAGGTCTCATCCTGACGTGTGTTGGCAGCCAGCACAGACGGCGCAATCAGACCCCAGGGTTCAGACTGGAGCCTCTTCAGTTGGGGCAGGCGGGCCCTCTTGGGGTTCCCTGCTTTCCTGGTGGGTGACCCAGGCTCATTCAGAGCTTTGGCAGTGTTGCAACTACTCAGATGCCCTGTTTGGAGGCTGAAGAAATCATCTTCCCTCTCACTGGGTGGAGAGCCCAGGCCCGGGGCTTTCAGTTCAATATCCGAGGGCGACATGCACAGTGGAGGTGGCTGTCGGTCTTCCACTTTGGGTGAAGGAGGGACATTGAGATACTGTTTGGTGGTTTTCGTGCCTGATGATGATTTATCTGTCGTTATAATAATCACCTCCTTCCCTTTGGCTTTGCAGGCGTCGAGCAGGTGTTTCAGGGCGTCTTTGTCATCTGCATTTATGGCGTAGACCAGCGCTGAAGCCCCAGTGCGGTCCTCAAGGCTGGGATCAGCTCCGTTCTCCAGGAGCAGGGAGACCACTTCTCCGCCAGCCCCCCTGATGCAGGCATGGATAAGAGCTGTCTTGCCAGACTTATCCTGGATGTTGGGGTCAGCCCTCTGGTCCAGCAGGTACTTCACCATCTTGGACTTGCTGATGCTCTGCTGGTCCACGTGTTTGGTGATGCAGGCCACCATGAGAGCCGTCTCCCCTTTGTCATTGCTTTCGTTGATATAAGCGCCCCCCTCCAGGAGGAGCCTGGTCAGCCTGAGCCTCCCCAGCCACACAGCCTTTAGAAGCGAGTTTCCATCAGTCCTCAGCTCTGTGTCGTCATCCATCCTACTGGCGCCAGCGCCTTGGGGCCACCGTGGTGATCAGACCTAgcgagggaagaagagagaaagagtgtcGTGTGTTCTGGAGGTGATCTGAGTGGTGCGGCTATTACAGGGCTGGATGCGGTCAAACCCCAAAGTGATGATCCTGAGTGATGCCACCTTGGCCAGGTGACCTGGCTTGTCTGCatccttttcttcatctgtactgCGTGGGGGCTGGAAAGGTGGCAGCTGCTATAGAGCCAGCATGGAGATCAAATGAGAGCACACACAGAAAACCCTTAAGCACAGTAAAGCAGCTGACACAATGCTACACCTAGTAACCAGGACAAGCTGCCGTCACTGGGCTGTCTGCTCCATACTTACCTCAGTTGTCGTGTAGGAAACTTTGCTTCGTGCCCGTAGGCACcactggcatcaagtcccacaagGAAAGGTGTGTGTCTCCCTTGCTTGCTCTGCAGCCCCAACATCTAGCAGCGATTTGCACATCATGTCACC includes these proteins:
- the ANKRD34C gene encoding ankyrin repeat domain-containing protein 34C, with amino-acid sequence MDDDTELRTDGNSLLKAVWLGRLRLTRLLLEGGAYINESNDKGETALMVACITKHVDQQSISKSKMVKYLLDQRADPNIQDKSGKTALIHACIRGAGGEVVSLLLENGADPSLEDRTGASALVYAINADDKDALKHLLDACKAKGKEVIIITTDKSSSGTKTTKQYLNVPPSPKVEDRQPPPLCMSPSDIELKAPGLGSPPSEREDDFFSLQTGHLSSCNTAKALNEPGSPTRKAGNPKRARLPQLKRLQSEPWGLIAPSVLAANTRQDETYGASADGEVIKSISDMSFPKRGPLSRTNSIDGKDPTLFPTVTEQVLKIPASQAPASWKAAYEKGQASHPRLARRGTLPIDQEKAGVSATGSPALKDSVSLKWLENDLHDLDLQAAAEQLSSVSLEPSKGPLDKKRLNGSHLALFHGSRESLDAAPSTSPSSARRRPPHLLERRGSGTLLLDRISHTRPGFLPPLNVNLNPPIPDIRSSGKPPSPLAGGLKSMVPVAPSSPKRVDLRSKKKLLRRHSMQVEQMKQLSDFEEIMT